From the Streptomyces syringium genome, one window contains:
- a CDS encoding serine hydrolase, protein MNTEALLSDLRRQLHDGGLHGCLLVRDLHTGDELGIEPDTPLPSASLVKVPLALATAERIRRGELDGATTLDVRPGRITTPGPTGLSRFRHPARIAIDDLLYLSTCLSDGTAADTLFGLTPPAQVADILHELGIRGITVRHTIHELSDTPAERLDASEAHLAHALAIDAGTSGRGHRVPQLDTTRANTGSARAWVELLQALWAPSKIHPAVAERVRDLLAHNVLRQRLAPDFSSDATTWSSKTGTLLNLRHEIGVVEHSDGQAYAIAVLTESAVPADSQPGAEALMAQVARTLRDHLRNY, encoded by the coding sequence GTGAACACCGAGGCCCTGCTGAGCGACCTGCGCCGGCAGCTGCACGACGGCGGTCTGCACGGCTGCCTGCTCGTACGGGATCTGCACACCGGCGACGAGCTGGGGATCGAGCCGGACACTCCGCTGCCCTCCGCGTCCCTGGTCAAGGTTCCGCTCGCGCTGGCGACGGCGGAACGCATCCGGCGGGGCGAACTCGACGGGGCCACAACGCTCGACGTGCGACCCGGGCGGATCACCACGCCCGGCCCCACCGGGCTGAGCCGCTTCCGCCACCCCGCCCGGATCGCCATCGACGACCTGCTCTACCTGAGCACCTGCCTGAGCGACGGAACGGCCGCCGACACACTGTTCGGCCTCACCCCGCCCGCCCAGGTCGCCGACATCCTCCACGAGCTCGGCATCCGTGGCATCACCGTCCGCCACACCATCCACGAGCTCTCCGACACCCCCGCGGAGCGCCTCGACGCCAGCGAAGCCCACCTCGCGCACGCCTTGGCCATAGACGCCGGCACCAGCGGCCGCGGGCACCGGGTCCCCCAGCTCGACACCACACGCGCCAACACCGGCAGCGCACGTGCCTGGGTCGAACTGCTCCAAGCCCTGTGGGCACCGTCGAAGATCCACCCCGCGGTGGCCGAGCGGGTACGCGACCTCCTGGCGCACAACGTGCTCCGGCAACGCCTCGCCCCGGACTTCAGCTCCGACGCCACCACCTGGTCCTCCAAGACCGGCACCCTCCTCAACCTCCGCCATGAGATCGGTGTCGTCGAGCACTCCGACGGTCAGGCCTACGCCATCGCCGTCCTCACCGAGTCAGCCGTCCCGGCCGACTCCCAGCCCGGCGCCGAAGCCCTCATGGCACAGGTCGCCCGAACCCTGCGTGACCACCTACGGAACTACTGA
- the bla gene encoding class A beta-lactamase translates to MQHTRARRAVVGALAALALVPLTACGQGGSPASSSPSAATTRPSTATKPFAGEFKELERKFDARLGVYAIDTATGREVAYNDGERFAHASTFKALAAGAVLRKYSLSGMDRVVTYSKDDLVDYSPVTEKHVETGMSLDELCDAAVRFSDNTAGNLLLDALGGPKALDAALEEMGDHETRMERREPELNRWAPGGTQDTSTPRALAKDLRAYVLGDALGKSEKARLTKLLRTNTTGNELIRAGVPKGWVVGDKTGAGQGYGTRNDIAVVWPPDAAPIVMAIMSNRNKKDAPYDNKLIAEAASVVTGTLS, encoded by the coding sequence ATGCAGCACACTCGTGCCCGCCGCGCTGTTGTCGGCGCGCTCGCCGCGCTCGCCCTCGTCCCGCTCACAGCGTGCGGCCAAGGCGGCTCCCCGGCCTCGTCGTCCCCGTCCGCCGCGACGACGAGGCCGAGCACTGCCACGAAGCCGTTCGCCGGCGAATTCAAGGAGCTTGAGCGCAAGTTCGACGCGCGGCTGGGCGTCTATGCCATCGACACCGCCACCGGGCGCGAAGTGGCCTACAACGATGGCGAGCGGTTCGCCCATGCCTCCACGTTCAAGGCGCTGGCCGCCGGCGCCGTGCTGCGAAAATATTCGCTGAGCGGGATGGACCGGGTGGTCACGTACTCCAAGGACGATCTGGTCGACTACTCCCCAGTGACGGAGAAGCACGTCGAGACCGGAATGAGTCTGGACGAGCTGTGTGACGCCGCCGTCCGCTTCAGCGACAACACCGCGGGCAATCTGCTGCTCGACGCGCTCGGCGGCCCCAAGGCCCTCGACGCCGCACTCGAGGAGATGGGTGACCACGAGACCCGGATGGAGCGCCGCGAGCCCGAGCTGAACCGGTGGGCCCCCGGCGGGACCCAGGACACCAGCACACCGCGAGCACTGGCCAAGGACCTGCGCGCGTACGTTCTCGGAGACGCCCTCGGCAAGAGCGAAAAAGCCCGGCTCACGAAGTTGCTGCGGACCAACACCACCGGAAACGAGCTCATCAGGGCCGGGGTGCCCAAGGGCTGGGTGGTCGGCGACAAGACCGGAGCCGGCCAAGGCTACGGCACCCGCAACGACATCGCCGTGGTGTGGCCGCCCGATGCCGCCCCCATCGTCATGGCGATCATGTCCAACCGCAACAAGAAAGACGCCCCCTACGACAACAAACTGATCGCGGAAGCGGCCTCCGTGGTCACCGGCACCCTGTCCTGA
- a CDS encoding LysR family transcriptional regulator produces MDLVGACRAFVSVSKHGSFTVGASAARMSQSVASRRVAALEEHFGEQLFERTSRRAVLTPFGRDLLPVARQLVQAADVLLHEAEAAKSKPWRLAMPGTCSTVDLARLVADARGHGVTLDVRSAEPAQRRELLHAQQVRAALLAVPSDEAVWSVPLGLAATRDTGVQRVYLETLRVGRGSPDPARRIWLQPEDDVPHIRDPLARLRDAVGLRPAQLVVAADLTTAAAEVLCTRDLLLCSPAQAEELALGWRPIGEITLRRGYALAIAADGNPQPVEARLGDAIARCLGADTLTGTAEGTTT; encoded by the coding sequence GTGGATCTGGTCGGGGCATGTCGCGCGTTCGTCAGCGTCAGCAAGCACGGCAGCTTCACCGTCGGAGCGTCCGCTGCCCGGATGTCCCAGTCGGTGGCCAGCCGTCGCGTCGCGGCGCTGGAAGAACATTTCGGGGAGCAACTGTTCGAGCGCACGTCACGGCGGGCCGTCCTCACCCCCTTCGGCCGGGATTTGCTGCCGGTGGCCAGGCAGCTCGTGCAGGCGGCCGATGTGCTGCTCCACGAGGCGGAAGCCGCCAAGAGCAAGCCGTGGCGGCTCGCGATGCCCGGCACCTGCTCCACGGTCGACCTCGCGCGCCTCGTCGCCGACGCGCGGGGGCACGGTGTCACGCTCGACGTCCGCAGCGCGGAGCCCGCGCAGCGCAGGGAACTCCTCCACGCGCAGCAGGTACGTGCCGCCCTGCTCGCGGTGCCGTCGGACGAGGCGGTGTGGTCCGTGCCGCTCGGGCTCGCCGCAACGCGGGACACCGGCGTGCAGCGCGTCTACCTGGAGACTCTGCGGGTCGGACGGGGCTCGCCCGACCCGGCTCGTCGTATCTGGCTGCAGCCGGAGGACGACGTACCGCACATCCGGGATCCGTTGGCGCGGCTGCGCGACGCGGTCGGCCTCCGGCCCGCGCAGCTCGTCGTAGCGGCCGACCTGACGACCGCCGCGGCGGAGGTCCTCTGCACCCGCGACCTGCTGTTGTGCTCTCCCGCACAGGCCGAGGAACTCGCCCTCGGCTGGCGTCCCATCGGCGAGATCACTCTGCGCCGCGGGTACGCGCTCGCCATCGCCGCGGACGGCAATCCCCAGCCCGTCGAAGCGCGCCTGGGGGACGCCATCGCCCGCTGCCTCGGCGCGGACACCCTGACGGGAACCGCGGAAGGGACGACGACGTGA